Genomic window (Streptomyces yatensis):
GGATCAGCCAGACATGGCCCTGCCGGACGCAGCCGGGCCTGGGGCAGCGCAGCACCCGGCCGGGCCCGGCCGCGGCCACCGCGCGGCGGCGGGCGTACGCCGTCCCGGCCAGCCAGCCCTTCCACTCGGCCGCCGATCCGGGCGGCACGAGGAAGGAGAGCACATGGCTGGCGGTGGCGAGCATCACCGGCCCCACCGCGTCGCGCCGCCGCAGCACCTGGATCACCGCGGTGCCGATGTCGTCGCACATCCGCACCAGGTCGAAGACGGGGCCCACCGGCAGATCGGCGAGGCCGCCGCCGCTGGCCCACTGCACCCGCACCCGCCCGGGGTCGTCGCTCGCGGCCAGCAGCCATTCGGCCGCGTCGGCCTCCACGGTGACCCGCATCCGGCGGTCACCGCGCGCCCCCGCGTTCATGAGCTGGTCACCAGCGGCAGGGTGAACCACACCTTCTTCCCCCGGCCTCCGGGGTCGGGCGGCTCGGTGCCCCAGTCGAGGGCGAGGTCCTCGACGATGGCCAGTCCTCGTCCGGACTCCTCGGTCGGCTCCGGCTTGCGGGCGACGGGGATCACGGGCGAGCCGTCGGCCACCTCCACCCGCAGCTCACGGCCGAAGCGTTCCAGCGAGACGGTGACGGTGACGGTGTCGGCGGGGCCGGAGCTGCCGTGCTCCACGGCGTTGGCGAACAGTTCGTTGGTGGCGAGGACGACATGGTCCACGATCGCGCCGAGCCGCCAGTCGCGCAGATGCCCGGCGACCATCCGGCGTACGGCGGCGGCGCGGTCGGGAAGGGCGGGGAACTCCGCCCGGAAGAGCCGGCGGGTGTCCAGCGGGATCACCGTCCTCTCCCCTCCAGTGCAGGGGACGGGGATCGCCGCGGCGGCCGGCCCGGTAACCGGATCGGCTCCCGGCGCGGTAACCGGATCGGCTCGCGGCCCGGTAAGCGGATCAGCTCGCGGCCGGGTAACCGGATCGGTTCGCGGGCGGTCCGCGGAGACCGCGATGCCATGGCTCGCGCCCATCGTCTCGCTCTCCTCATCGGCCGACGCCGGCCTGTGCGACAGCCCTGGAAAGGATCGGCTCACGGTGTCGGTCCTCACGCTCCTCGTCGGTCTGCGGGCTGTGGTGGCATACGGGCCCATGGAGCGGTTGATGCCCCGGTGAGCGGGTAAGCGCATTCTGGCGACCGACCGCCTGGCATCTGAGCTGGTGACAGGTGGTGCGCACACCCCACCCGACCCGCCTGGACCAGCTGCCACGGACGGAGACGGCCCGGTCGCGGTGAGTGCCGGATACCGGCATGGTTCCTCCTTCGAAGGCAGCGCAAAGCGCCGTCGGTCGCCGTTCATGTAGACAAACGGTTGGACCGGCCGGTGGGCGAGAGGGCATGGGGGTTGTCCGGTTGTACGGGCGTAGTGGTTCGGGCTGTACGGTCCGGACGTGGCAAGCGTGAGCGACGGCCGCGAGGGGCGGCTCGGCCCGGGGGAACGGTCCGGCGTGGACGCCAAACGGGTCCTGGTGACCGGCGGCTCCCGGGGGCTGGGTGAACAGATCGTACGACTCCTGGCCGCCGGTGGGGCGCGATTGGCCACCTGTGCGCGGACACCGGAGGATCTGCGGGCGCTCGCGGCGTCCCTGAGCGCCGAGGGCCATGGCGAGTTGTTCACCCGTACGCTGGACGTCACCGAGCCGGGGCCGCTGGAGGAGTTCGTCGATGCGGCGGGGATACGTTTCAGCGGTCTTGACGGCGTGGTGGCCTGCGCCGGTGGCGCCCGCGGCCGCGGCATCGAGGACGCCGGTCCCCGGGACTGGTCGCTGACCTGGGAGATGAACGTGGGTCATACGGCGCGGCTGGTGAAGGCCGCGGTGCCGCATCTGCGCCGCGCGGGCGGCGGCTCCGTGGTGGTGATCGCCTCCATCTCCGGCTGGAAGCCGGGACCCCAGGCGCAGTACGGGGCGGCCAAGGCCGCCCAGATCCATCTCGCGGCCTCGCTCGCCCGCGAGCTGGGCCCGGACGGGATCCGGGTGAACGCCGTCTCCCCGGGGTCCATGCTGATCCCCGGGAAGCGGTGGGACCGGATGCGCACCGAAGAGCCCGAGGCATACGCCCGGTTCACGGCCGAGCTGCCACGCGGTGAACTGGTCACCCCGCGGGAGGTCGCCCAGGTCGTGGCGTTCCTGCTCTCGGACGCTTCCAGTGGGGTCTCCGGTGCGCATCTGCCCGTCGACCGAGCCCAGAACGCCCCCACGCCGGGAGGGTATTGACCCCCCGGCGCTCCCCCGAGCGGAGGCGCTCCGGACACGTCACCGGCCGCTCACGCGGAGCGGCCGGAGACTTCGCCGTGGCCCCGGGCGGGGCGAAGCCCCGGGGCCCGGAGCCTCAGGCGGCCACGCCGAGCACCGTCCGCGAGCGCTGCTCGAACTCCCGGACCATGGGCTCCCCGCGGTGTGGCCGCAACCGGGTGCGGAAGTCGCGCAGCGCCTGGATGGAGCGCTCGCTGTGCACCCCGCTGAGCGTGTCCAGCGCCTCGCCCGCGGTGCCGACGGCCTCGTCCAGCCGGTTCTGCTGGAGGTAGGACGTCGCCAGCACGGATCTGCTGATGGCCTGGCGCCGGCGCCGGTCGGCGTTGGCGCGCACGGATTCGGCGGCGGCGTGCTCGGCCTCGGTGGCATTGCCCAGGTCGCGGAAGCACAGCGCCGCCTCGGCCGCCAGATAGTGGTGGTCGAGGAAGCGCACCCAGGGCGACTCCTGCTCGGAGCCCTGGCTGGCCTCCAGCTGGGCGTCGGCCGCGCGCAGCGACTTGGACGCCTCCCGGGGCTGGTCCAGGGCGGCGTAGCCCCGGGCGGCCATGGCGTGCAGCCGCATCAGCCCGAGCGGGCTTCCGGCGTGCTTGGCCGTGGCGACACCGACCCGGGCCAACTCGACCCCCGCCTCGGGCTGGCCCAGGTTGGTCGCCAGATGGGACAGGCCGGCCAGGATCTGACCGCCCAGGACCCGGTCGCCGCCCTCGGCGCACAGCCGCAGCGCCTGGGTCATATAGCGCTGGGCCAGGCCGTATTCGGCGTTGTCATAGCTGCTCCAGCCGGCCATGGCGGCCAGCTTGGCGGCGGCGGTGAACAGCTGGCGCCGCTCCTGGGGGGGTGCGCCGCGCTGCTGGAGCATGGGGACGACCTCGGTCGACAGATAGAGCACGATGCTGGCGCGGACCTGGCCGCCGCCGAAGCGATTGTCCATCTCGTCGAACATGTTGATCGCCGCGTGGACCTGTTCGACGCGGCCGCCTTCGGCCGCGGGTGCGAGCCGGGCGGTGTCCTGGTTCTCGACCAGCCACAGCAGCCATTCGCGCTGCGGGGTCACCAGTGCGCCGGCGACGAAGGGCACCGCACCCAGCAGGCTGCGGCGGGATATGTCGGTGGAGCCGAGTTCGGCGAGCGTGTGCAAGGTTTCTGCTACGTCCTCCCGGTAGGCCAGCGCGCGAGCCACGACCGGGCGCTGTCGGTCGGAGATGAACCCCAGCTCGGCGGGGGCCACGGGCCTGCCGAGCCGGTGGGAGAGCACGGCGGCGATCAGCTCCGGCGTGGTGCCACGCGGCTGTCCGCCTTGCAGCCAGCGGGTGACGGACGCCTTGTCGTAGTTCGACTCGCGCCCCTGCCTACGGCCCAGTTCATTGACCCGCAGGGCCAATGAGGCGTAGGAGCACCCGGATTCCTTCAGAGCCGCGGCCAACCCGACGTTGACCACGGCGCCTTGGCGCCCGCTTACCGGCTGTGCGTGATGCGTCACCGTGACCGTCCCTGTTTCGAGCCACGGCGATCTGCGGGTTCCCCATCGCTCGGCGCCGACCGTCTGGCCGGACAACTCAACGACGTTGTGGACATGGGTGGTTGGGAGCCCTCGCCATAGAGGGTGAGATGGGTCACGTGCTCACTATGCGTGGTGAAGCCATCACCCCGCAACCATCGTTCTGATAATTTCAAACCGATTGACTCGCTCTGTCAGTGTCATCCAACGCGTGGCACACTGTGCAGGCATATGACAGCCCTTCCCCCGGGAGGCGGGACGTGAGCGAGGCACGGCCGGCCGGCGCCGCCCCCACCGTTTTGCGCAGAGTCCTCGGCAAACGCCTGCGGCATCTGCGCGAGCGGGCGAAGGTGTCGTTCGAGGAAGCCGCGAAAGCCATCGAGGTCACCCCGTTGACCGTGCGCAGGATGGAGAAGGCGGAAGTCGGTCTCAAGATTCCGTATCTCAAGGAGCTGCTGCGGAACTACGGCGTCCGCGGCCCGGAGATGGAGGACTTCCTCGCCCTGGCACGGGAGGCCAACCAGCCGGGCTGGTGGCATCAGTTCCGCGATGTGCTTCCGGACTGGTTCAGCGCTTACGTCAGCCTGGAGAGTGAGGCCACCGTCATCCGGGCGTACGAGCCCCACTACGTCCCCGGGCTGCTCCAGACTGAGGACTACGCCCGAGCGGTGCTGCGCATGGGCTTCCCCCATGACACCGAGGAGGAGCTGGAGCGCCGGATCGCCCTGCGCGTCCAGCGCCAGGAGCTGCTCACCAAGTCGGACGCGCCGACCATCTGGGCCATCCTCGACGAGACGGTGCTGCGCCGCCCGGTGGGCGGCTCACGGGTGATGCGCGACCAGATCGACCACCTGATCGGCACCTTGGAGATACCCAAGGTCAGGCTGCAGATCATGCGGTTCGCGGCGGGGCCGCACCCCGGGGCCTTCGGCCCCTTCCACTACTTCCGCTTCGGATTCTCCGAACTGCCGGACGTGGTCTACACGGAGAGCCTCACCGGGGCGGTCTATGTGGACAAGCCGGCCGAAGTCGTCGCCTATCTCGAGGTCCTGGACCGGATGGCGGTCCAGGCCGAGCGGATCGGCGACTCCAGCACCATCCTGGCCGAACTGCGTAAGGAGCACTGAGATGCACGACCCCGTCTACAGCGGAATGCCGGCCACGGACCTGGGCACGGAGGGCTGGGAGAAGCCCTGGAGCGGGTCCAACGGCGGCACCTGCATCGAGGCCAAGCGGCTGCCGGACGGGCGGGTCGCCCTGCGCCAGTCCACCGACCCGGCCGGGCCCGCGCTGATCTACACCCGCTCGGAGGTGGCGTCCTTCCTGGAGGCGGCGAAGTCCGGCGGAGCGGACTTCCTCATCGCCTAGAGGGGCCACGCACGGGCGATCCCTCGAAAACCACTACGCCCGCACAACCGCACAACCCCGCACCGCACTCCCGTCCCCGCCGTCCCGCCACGCACACTGAAGACGCCGTGGCGGGCGGCGGCGTCGTCCCCCCTCGCAGAGCTGAGAGCTATGGGACCGACAGGATGCCGGAAATGAACCTCGACCATGCGGTGGCACAGCACCGCACGCTGATCGTCGAGGGCTGCGACGGGGTCGGCAGGGACGCGCTGCTGGCCGGGCTCGCCCGCCGGCACGGCTACACCGTCACCCGCGCCTCCCCCGACCTCCCGCATGTCGACCCGGTCCGGCCGTACCGGGAACTCCTCCTGCACGGCGGGGCGCTCGCGGTCGACGCCGGGCTGGTCGGCGAGCTCGTCTACGGGCCGCTGCGCCGTGGCCACTCCCGGGTGACCTGGATTCAGGCGTTCGACTTCGCCGAGGCGGTGGCCGAGCGCCGCGGCGCCTTCGTCCATGTGACGGCCCCGGTGCCGGTGCTGGAGGACCGGCTGGCCGCGCGCGGCGCCTCGGCCGCGGCCCTCACGGAGATCGGGGCGGCGGTGACCGGCTATGACCACGCCTTCTCCACGCTCGCCGAGCACGCCCCGGTCCTCACCGTCGAGGAGCGGCCGGCCGCGGACGGTGGCCCGGATCCGGATCCGGGCCACGGCGAGGCGGCGCCCGAGCCGCCGGTCTCCTCGTTCGCCCGGCCCCTCCCGCGCATCCGCTCCCCCGTGCCGTTCTGCGCCCAGCGTCGCTGAACTCCCCCGCACCGGGCTTACGTTGGTGCCCCGCGAACCGCACACGCACGGCAGGAGATGGCTCCATGACAGACGGCTCGTCCACCCCGGACCAGCAGGCCCTGAACAAGATCGACACCACGGTGCCGCATTCGGCCCGGATCTGGAACTACTGGATGGGCGGCAAGGACAACTACGAGGTCGACCGGATCGCCGGTGACGAGTACCGGGAGGTCGCCCCGAACATCGAGACCATGGCCCGCGCCTCGCGCGCGTACCTCATCCGCACCGTCACCCATGTGGCGGGCGAGTGCGGGATCCGGCAGTTCCTGGACATCGGCACCGGGCTGCCCACCTACGACAACACCCACCAGGTCGCCCAGCGGGTGGCGCCCGAGGCCCGCATCGTCTACGTGGACAACGACCCCCTGGTGCTCCGGCACGCCCAGGCGCTGCTCACCAGCACCCGGGAGGGGGTGACCGACTACATCGACGCCGATCTCCACGAGCCCGAGCGGATCCTGGAGGCCGCGGCGAAGACGCTCGACTTCGACCGGCCCATCGCCCTGATGCTGATGGGCATCCTCGGCCACATCCAGGACTACGACGAGGCGGTGTCGGTCGTGCGGCGGCTGCAGGACGCCTTACCGTCCGGCAGCTACTTCGTGCACTACGACAGCACCGACACCGACCAGGCGCTCAAGGAGGCACAGCAGGGCTACGACGACACCGGCGCCGTTCCCTATGTGCTGCGCAGCGTCGCGCAGATCAGCCGCTTCTACGAGGGTCTGGAGCTGATCGAGCCCGGTATCGTGTCGTGTCCGCTGTGGCGGCCGGGCCCCTCCGAGACGGACATCGAGACCACCGATGTCCACGGGGGCGTGGCCCGCAAGCCGTGACGGCCGTGACGACCAAACGAATGGTTCGGCCACCGGGGAGGTAACCCCCGCCCCCGTCGCGTCGTCAGACACGGCGCCGGGAAGCTAGGCGGAGGGACGCGTGGGTGTTCGAGGTCGGAGCCTGGAGAGTGCCCTCCGTCAAGCGGCTGCTGCGGGCGTCGATCGACGGTGCGCCCGCCGTCGTACGGCAACGCCGCGGCCCCCAGGACGAGTCACCGGGGCGGCCGCGGCACCTGGCCATCATCATGGACGGCAACGGCCGCTGGGCCGCCCTGCGCGGCCTCTCCCGCACCCGGGGCCATCAGGCGGGGGTGCTGGCGCTGCCGCGGGTGGTGGACACGGCTCTGGAAGAGGGCATCGAACATCTGTCGCTGTTCTTCTTCTCCACCGAGAACTGGAACCGCCCGCGCGGCGAGGTGGCCGCCCTGATGCGGCTCACCGCCCAGCTCGCGGACGTCTTCCGGGGCTACGGCGAGCGGGGGGTGCGGCTGCGCTGGCTGGGCTCGGAGGCCCGGCTCCCCCGGGCCACGCTGGCCGCGCTGCGCCGCGCGGAGGCCGATACCCGCGACAACCGCGCGATGACGCTGGCCTTCTGCTTCAACCACGGCGGCCGGGAGGAGATCGCCCACGTCGCCACCTGTCTGGCCCGCGCCTCGGCGGACGGCGCGCTGGACCCCGGGCTCATCGACGAGGCCCTGTTCACCCGCCATCTGCCGCATGCCGATCTGCCGGACATCGACATGCTGGTGCGCACCTCCGGGGAGCAGCGCATCTCCAACTTCATGCTCTGGCGGGCGGCCTACGCGGAGCTCTTCTTCGTCGATACCCTGTGGCCCGACTTCACCGGTGAGGAGCTCCGCGCGCTGCTGGCCGCGTTCGCCACCCGAAAACGGCGCTTCGGGGCGGGCGTGGGCCCGCCCTAGCGGCTCGGGCCGGCGGCTGGGCTCAGCGGATCTGGACGCCGGAGAGGGTGCGGGCGATGACCAGGCGCTGGATCTCGCTGGTGCCCTCGAAGATGGTGTAAATCGCGGCGTCGCGGTGCATCCGCTCGACCGGGTACTCGCGGGTGAAGCCGTTGCCGCCGAGGATCTGCACCGCCTGGGCGGTGACCTGCTTGGCGGTCTCGCTGGCGAACAGCTTGGACATGGAGCCTTCGGCCGAGTCGAAGGGCTTGCCGGTCACGGCCATCCACGAGGCGCGCCACACCATCAGTCGCGCGGCGTCGATCCGTGTGCGCATGTCGGCGAGCTGGAAGGCGACACCCTGGTTGTCGATGATGGGGCGGCCGAACTGCTGCCGGGTCTTGGCGTAGTCGAGCGCGACCTCGTACGCGGCGCGGGCGGTGCCGACCGCCATGGCGCCGACGGCCGGGCGGGACGCCTCGAAGGTGGCCATGGCGGCGTTCTTCAGCCGCTCCCCGCCCGTCTTGGCCCGCTCCCGGGCGCGCGCGAGGCGTTCGTCCAGCTTCTCCTTGCCCCCGAGCAGGCAGCTGCCGGGCACCCGCACCTGGTCGAGGACCACCTCGGCGGTGTGCGAGGCGCGGATGCCGTGCTTCTTGAACTTCTGGCCCTGGGACAGACCGGGGGTGCCCGGCGGGATGATGAACGAGGCGTGGCCCTTGGAGCCGAGTTCGGGGTCGACGACCGCGACCACCACATGGACATTGGCGATACCGCCGTTGGTGGCCCACGTCTTGGTGCCGTTCAGCACCCATTCGTCCTTGGCCTCGTCGTAGACGGCGCGGGTGCGCATCGAGCCGACGTCGGAGCCGGCGTCGGGCTCGGAGGAGCAGAAGGCGGCCACCTTCACGTCGTCCGCGTCGCCGTACATCTGCGGGATCCAGGTGCCGATCTGCTCCTCGGTGCCGTTGGCGAGGACGCCGACGGCGGCGAGGCCGGTGCCGACGATGGACAGCGCGATGCCCGCGTCGCCCCAGAACAGCTCCTCCATGGTCATGGGGATGCCGAGGCCGGTGGGGTCGAAGTACTGCTGGGCGTAGAAGTCGAGGGAGTACAGGCCGATCTTGGCGGCCTCCTGGATAATCGGCCAGGGGGTCTCCTCGCGCTCGTCCCATTCGGCGGCGGCCGGGCGCATGACGTCCGCGGCGAAGCCGTGGATCCAGTCGCGCACCGCCTTCTGATCGTCGTCGAGCTCGAACGAGAACTCCGCCATGACCCCTCCACGTGCTTATTACCTGCGGTAACCGCAGTCTGTTACCGTCCAGTAGACGATGTCAACTCCCCCGGGCACGCGGGCCCCGCGACCCCCGCGGGTGTTACGTTGCGCAGAGCGCGGAGCGCGATCGCGCCGGGAAACGCGAGGCGCGAGAGCGCGAGTACGACATCGGGGGCGGGGAGGCAACGCATGCGGACCGGGACCAGCCAGCGCGACGACCAGCGCACGACGGCCCAGCAACGGCGCAAGGAGCTGCTGGAGGCCGCGGACCGGGTGGTGCTGCGCGACGGACCAGAAGCCTCGATGAACGCCATCGCCGCCGAAGCGGGCATCACCAAGCCCATTCTCTACCGCCACTTCGGCGACAAGGGCGGCCTGTACCGCGCGCTCGCCAAGCGCCACACCGACGCCCTGCTCGCCTCGCTGCGCGCGGCCCTGGACGCGCCCGCCGAGGACCGCCGGCACCGCGTGGAGGCCACGCTGGACACCTATCTGGCGGCGATCGAGGCACGGCCCCAGGTGTACCGCTTCCTGATGCACCCGGCCGACCACGGCCAGCAGGAGCCCGAGCAGGGCTTCGACGTCGGCCACCACTCCGCCCCGCTGCTGCGCAGGCTCGGCGAGGAGCTCGCCACCGTGATCGCCGAGCGGCTGGATCTGGGACCCGGCGGCGACGAGGTGGCCCGGGTCTGGGGCCACGGGATCGTCGGCATGATGCACGCGGCCGGCGACTGGTGGCTGCGCGACCGCCCGTGCGCACGCGGCCAGTTGGTGCACCATCTCACCGATCTGCTGTGGGGACGGCTGTCGCTGGCGGACGACCGGGTGGGCGCACCGGGCTTCTGAGCCCCCGGCCTCCGCTCGCACCCCGCCGCGGTCCGGCCGGATGCCCTACGCCCCGGCGCCAGCCGACGCCGCCCAGGGCGCCCGGCGGACCGCCCGCAGCACCCTGCGCCGCCGCAGCCCGGAGAGCCGGTCGAGGAACAGCCCGCCGTCCAGGTGGTCGCACTCGTGCTGCAGACAGCGGGCGAAGAAGCCGGTGCCCTCGATCCGCACCGGCTCCCCGGTCATCGTCACGCCCTCGATCACCGCACGGTCGAAGCGCGGGGTGCCCGCCTCGATGCCCGGCAGCGACAGACAGCCCTCCGGCCCCCGCACCGTCACCCCGTCGGCCGCGGCCAGCCGGGGGTTGACGACATGCCCCAGATGGCGGTGGTCCTCGTCGTCCGGGCAGTCGAAGACGAAGACCCGCAGCCCCACACCGATCTGATTGGCGGCGAGCCCCACCCCGTGCGCCGCGTACATCGTGGCGTACATGTCCTCGATCAGCAGGGCGAGCTCGGCGTCGAACGCCGTGACCTCCGCGCACGGCGCGCGCAGCCCCGGATCGCCGAGGAACCGCATGGGCCGCACCGCTCCGCGGCTGCCCGGTATCACGCCATGTCGCATGGCAGCCAAGCCTACGGGGCCGGGGAAGTGTCCTGCGCGGGTGACGGAATTCGGGACAGCCGCCGGATCTCGATAGGCTGCTACCCGACCGTGGCCTCCCGGCTGGCGATGCGGCGCGGAGGGGGCGTACCACCGGCGCCTCGGGGGGCAGGTGCGGCGCCGGTATACGAGGAGGATCGAGAGACGATGGCAGGCAACTCAGAGCCGCTGTCGCCACGTGCCAAGCTGGCCGTGACGGCGGGCAGGGCCGCGGCGGCGGTGTCCAAGGCCGCGGGCCGCGGCAGTGGATCGGTGATCGGCGGCAAGGTGGCCCTGCGCCTCGACCCCGATCTGCTCAGCAGGCTGGCACAGCACCTGGACGTGATCCTGGTGTCGGCGACCAACGGCAAGACCACGACCACCCGGCTCATCGCCGAGGCGCTGCGGGCGGCCGGTCCGGTCGTCTCCAACGCGCTGGGCGCCAATATGCCGGCCGGTATCACCTCGGCCCTGGCCGGCGGCTCCGACGCCCGCTACGGCGTCATCGAGGTCGACGAGAAGTACCTCGCCGGTGTGGCGCGCGACACCGAGCCCAAGGCCATCGCGCTCCTCAACCTCTCCCGTGACCAGCTCGACCGCGCCGCCGAGACCCGGATGCTCGCCGAGAAGTGGCGCGAGGGCCTGACCGGCACCAAGGCGATCGTGATCGCCAACGCCGACGACCCGCTGATCGTCTGGGCCGCCTCCTCCAGCCCCAATGTGGTGTGGGTCGCCGCCGGGCAGGAGTGGAAGGACGACGCCTGGTCCTGCCCGTCCTGCGGCGGTGTGCTGCAGCGCCCGGGCGACGACTGGGTCTGCGCGGAGTGCGGCTTCCGCCGTCCGGTCCCCAGCTGGGCGCTGAACGGCGACTACGTCCTGGACCCGCACGGCGCGGCCTGGCCGATCCACCTCCAGCTCCCCGGCCGTGCCAACAAGGCCAACGCGGCCACCTCGGCCGCCGTCGCCGCCGCCTTCGGGGTGCCCCCGCAGGTCGCGCTGGAGCGGATGTACCAGGTCCAGGCCGTGGCCGGCCGGTATGACGTGGTCACCTTCCAGGAGCGCCAGATGCGGCTGCTGCTGGCGAAGAACCCGGCCGGCTGGCTGGAGACCTTCTCGCTGATCGACCCGCCGCCCACTCCGGTGATCCTCTCGGTGAACGCCCGCGGCGCCGACGGCACCGACACCTCCTGGCTGTGGGACGTGGACTACACCCGGCTCGCCGGGCACCCGATCTGCGTGATCGGCGACCGTAAGCTGGACCTCGCGGTGCGCCTGGAGGTCGCCGGGCTGGACTTCCGGGTCTGCGCGGACGCGGACGAGGCGGTGCGGATCTCCCCGCCCGGCCGCATCGAGACCATCGCCAACTACACCGCGTTCCAGGACCTGCGCCGCCGGGTCGGCAACTGACCCCCCGTACGAGAGGCACGAAGATGCGAAGCATGAGCCAGAACGGCCTGCGTCTGGTGTGGGTCTACCCCGACCTGCTGAGCACGTACGGCGACCAGGGCAACGTCCTGGTGGTGGAGCGCCGGGCGCGGCAGCGCGGGCTGGAGGTCTCCCGGCTGGACGTCCGCTCCGACCAGCAGATCCCCACCTCCGGGGACGTCTATCTGATCGGCGGCGGCGAGGACCGCCCGCAGCGGCTGGCCGCCGAGCGGCTGATCCGGGACGGCGGGCTGAGCCGCGCGGTCGCCAACGGGGCGATCGTCTTCTCGGTGTGCGCCGGGTACCAGATCCTCGGCCATGAGTTCATCAACGACCTCGGGCAGCGCCAGCAGGGCCTGGGGCTGCTGGACGTGGTCAGCACCCGCGGCGAGGGCGCCCGGTGCGTCGGGGACGTGCTGGCCGACATCGACGAGCGGCTCGGGCTGCCCCCGCT
Coding sequences:
- a CDS encoding SAM-dependent methyltransferase; this translates as MTDGSSTPDQQALNKIDTTVPHSARIWNYWMGGKDNYEVDRIAGDEYREVAPNIETMARASRAYLIRTVTHVAGECGIRQFLDIGTGLPTYDNTHQVAQRVAPEARIVYVDNDPLVLRHAQALLTSTREGVTDYIDADLHEPERILEAAAKTLDFDRPIALMLMGILGHIQDYDEAVSVVRRLQDALPSGSYFVHYDSTDTDQALKEAQQGYDDTGAVPYVLRSVAQISRFYEGLELIEPGIVSCPLWRPGPSETDIETTDVHGGVARKP
- a CDS encoding Mur ligase family protein, with product MAGNSEPLSPRAKLAVTAGRAAAAVSKAAGRGSGSVIGGKVALRLDPDLLSRLAQHLDVILVSATNGKTTTTRLIAEALRAAGPVVSNALGANMPAGITSALAGGSDARYGVIEVDEKYLAGVARDTEPKAIALLNLSRDQLDRAAETRMLAEKWREGLTGTKAIVIANADDPLIVWAASSSPNVVWVAAGQEWKDDAWSCPSCGGVLQRPGDDWVCAECGFRRPVPSWALNGDYVLDPHGAAWPIHLQLPGRANKANAATSAAVAAAFGVPPQVALERMYQVQAVAGRYDVVTFQERQMRLLLAKNPAGWLETFSLIDPPPTPVILSVNARGADGTDTSWLWDVDYTRLAGHPICVIGDRKLDLAVRLEVAGLDFRVCADADEAVRISPPGRIETIANYTAFQDLRRRVGN
- a CDS encoding DUF397 domain-containing protein: MHDPVYSGMPATDLGTEGWEKPWSGSNGGTCIEAKRLPDGRVALRQSTDPAGPALIYTRSEVASFLEAAKSGGADFLIA
- a CDS encoding acyl-CoA dehydrogenase family protein — translated: MAEFSFELDDDQKAVRDWIHGFAADVMRPAAAEWDEREETPWPIIQEAAKIGLYSLDFYAQQYFDPTGLGIPMTMEELFWGDAGIALSIVGTGLAAVGVLANGTEEQIGTWIPQMYGDADDVKVAAFCSSEPDAGSDVGSMRTRAVYDEAKDEWVLNGTKTWATNGGIANVHVVVAVVDPELGSKGHASFIIPPGTPGLSQGQKFKKHGIRASHTAEVVLDQVRVPGSCLLGGKEKLDERLARARERAKTGGERLKNAAMATFEASRPAVGAMAVGTARAAYEVALDYAKTRQQFGRPIIDNQGVAFQLADMRTRIDAARLMVWRASWMAVTGKPFDSAEGSMSKLFASETAKQVTAQAVQILGGNGFTREYPVERMHRDAAIYTIFEGTSEIQRLVIARTLSGVQIR
- the def gene encoding peptide deformylase, which translates into the protein MRHGVIPGSRGAVRPMRFLGDPGLRAPCAEVTAFDAELALLIEDMYATMYAAHGVGLAANQIGVGLRVFVFDCPDDEDHRHLGHVVNPRLAAADGVTVRGPEGCLSLPGIEAGTPRFDRAVIEGVTMTGEPVRIEGTGFFARCLQHECDHLDGGLFLDRLSGLRRRRVLRAVRRAPWAASAGAGA
- the uppS gene encoding polyprenyl diphosphate synthase, which codes for MFEVGAWRVPSVKRLLRASIDGAPAVVRQRRGPQDESPGRPRHLAIIMDGNGRWAALRGLSRTRGHQAGVLALPRVVDTALEEGIEHLSLFFFSTENWNRPRGEVAALMRLTAQLADVFRGYGERGVRLRWLGSEARLPRATLAALRRAEADTRDNRAMTLAFCFNHGGREEIAHVATCLARASADGALDPGLIDEALFTRHLPHADLPDIDMLVRTSGEQRISNFMLWRAAYAELFFVDTLWPDFTGEELRALLAAFATRKRRFGAGVGPP
- a CDS encoding SDR family NAD(P)-dependent oxidoreductase yields the protein MSDGREGRLGPGERSGVDAKRVLVTGGSRGLGEQIVRLLAAGGARLATCARTPEDLRALAASLSAEGHGELFTRTLDVTEPGPLEEFVDAAGIRFSGLDGVVACAGGARGRGIEDAGPRDWSLTWEMNVGHTARLVKAAVPHLRRAGGGSVVVIASISGWKPGPQAQYGAAKAAQIHLAASLARELGPDGIRVNAVSPGSMLIPGKRWDRMRTEEPEAYARFTAELPRGELVTPREVAQVVAFLLSDASSGVSGAHLPVDRAQNAPTPGGY
- a CDS encoding ATP-binding protein, producing MIPLDTRRLFRAEFPALPDRAAAVRRMVAGHLRDWRLGAIVDHVVLATNELFANAVEHGSSGPADTVTVTVSLERFGRELRVEVADGSPVIPVARKPEPTEESGRGLAIVEDLALDWGTEPPDPGGRGKKVWFTLPLVTSS
- a CDS encoding type 1 glutamine amidotransferase, whose translation is MSQNGLRLVWVYPDLLSTYGDQGNVLVVERRARQRGLEVSRLDVRSDQQIPTSGDVYLIGGGEDRPQRLAAERLIRDGGLSRAVANGAIVFSVCAGYQILGHEFINDLGQRQQGLGLLDVVSTRGEGARCVGDVLADIDERLGLPPLTGFENHQGVTHLGPTARPFARVRFGNGNGTGDGFEGAYNDTVFGTYMHGPVMARNPHIADHLLKLALDVNALPPVNDQWYDALRNERIAAASQPA
- a CDS encoding helix-turn-helix domain-containing protein translates to MSEARPAGAAPTVLRRVLGKRLRHLRERAKVSFEEAAKAIEVTPLTVRRMEKAEVGLKIPYLKELLRNYGVRGPEMEDFLALAREANQPGWWHQFRDVLPDWFSAYVSLESEATVIRAYEPHYVPGLLQTEDYARAVLRMGFPHDTEEELERRIALRVQRQELLTKSDAPTIWAILDETVLRRPVGGSRVMRDQIDHLIGTLEIPKVRLQIMRFAAGPHPGAFGPFHYFRFGFSELPDVVYTESLTGAVYVDKPAEVVAYLEVLDRMAVQAERIGDSSTILAELRKEH
- a CDS encoding TetR family transcriptional regulator, with the translated sequence MRTGTSQRDDQRTTAQQRRKELLEAADRVVLRDGPEASMNAIAAEAGITKPILYRHFGDKGGLYRALAKRHTDALLASLRAALDAPAEDRRHRVEATLDTYLAAIEARPQVYRFLMHPADHGQQEPEQGFDVGHHSAPLLRRLGEELATVIAERLDLGPGGDEVARVWGHGIVGMMHAAGDWWLRDRPCARGQLVHHLTDLLWGRLSLADDRVGAPGF